Proteins from a genomic interval of Papaver somniferum cultivar HN1 chromosome 4, ASM357369v1, whole genome shotgun sequence:
- the LOC113272613 gene encoding uncharacterized protein LOC113272613 — protein sequence MVMYRKFDPPHTDVIKDPRDDSPTIFSITSTHQRELVDQAETRGGDKFKYWSIKLRIIFISHDLWELVENGYNKVNPDQRLTTAQRNEYTEKVKKDPELYHSYKKVSMIIFFQIFLTVEQQKKHGLCCKESMKRFFDKVTKNVNAIRSYGEELSDQKIVEKVLRSLHSKFEHVVVVIEESKDLSVYSLNKLIGSLQAHEERLNGLLKIESYKEKALISREKGENASSQSFLICKRKNHTIDVCYFKDKNPLQCYHCKKFGHTEKYCCDKPKEEQANFCVEAFDNEEELILF from the exons atggttatgtatcgAAAGTTCGACCCTCCTCACACGGACGTGATAAAGGATCCAAGGGATGACTCTCCAACAATTTTCTCCATCACCAGCACACATCAGCGAGAACTTGTGGATCAAGCAGAAACAAGAGGAG GTGATAAATTCAAATACTGGTCTATTAAGTTgagaattatttttatttctcatGATTTATGGGAATTAGTAGAAAAtggttataataaagtaaatccAGATCAAAGGCTCACTACGGCACAAAGGAATGAGTATACAGAAAAAGTGAAGAAAGATCCAGAGCTTTATCATTCATACAAGAAGGTTTCGATGATtatatttttccaaatatttctaACTGTAGAACAGCAAAAGAAACATGGACTGTGTTGCAAAGAAAGTATGAAG AGATTTTTCGACAAAGTTACAAAAAACGTGAATGCAATCAGGTCTTATGGTGAAGAACTCTCTGACCAAAAAATTGTGGAAAAGGTATTACGTTCCCTTCATTCTAAATTTGAACATGTAGTAGTTGTTATTGAAGAATCCAAAGATTTATCTGTTTATTCTTTAAATAAGCTAATTGGGTCTCTTCAAGCACATGAGGAAAGGTTGAACGGGTTACTGAAAATAGAATCATATAAAGAGAAAGCTCTTATATCTAGAGAAAAGGGTGAAAATGCttcttctcaatcatttttaatATGCAAAAGGAAAAACCATACTATTGATGTTTGTTACTTCAAAGACAAAAATCCATTGCAATGCTACCACTGTAAAAAGTTTGGGCATACTGAAAAATACTGTTGTGACAAACCAAAAGAAGAGCAAGCAAATTTCTGTGTAGAAGCATTTGATAATGAAGAAGAGTTGATCTTATTTTAA
- the LOC113272614 gene encoding uncharacterized protein LOC113272614, translating to MQCRLNPNMKEVVRKEVLKLLDAGIIYPISDSKWVSPFVFDDACLEAFEKLKNLLTTAPIVQAPNWNLPFEIMCDASDYAIGVVLGQRVDKLLHVIYYAKFSPDIRDKKGAENVVADHLSRLVVSSPSDALPIRDSFPDEQLFSVSQSPWYENIVNYLVTGRTPQHWGKQDRSRFLAEVKHFFWDDPYLFKYCPGQIFRRCVPESDQSSILSFCHEHAFAVDYVSKWVEAVPCKKNDHRVVIKFLKENILTRFGTPRAIISDGGSHFCNRPFALLMKQYGITHKVATPYHPQTS from the exons ATGCaatgtcgactgaaccctaacatgaaagaagtagttcgaaaagaggtgcttaagttgttagatgcgggtattatctacccaatttcagacagtaagtgggtcagcccc tttgtctttgatgatgcttgtttagaggcttttgagaagcttaaaaatttactcactaccgctcccatagtccaggcacccaactggaacctaccctttgagattatgtgtgatgcttcagattatgctataggcgttgtgttaggtcaacgagtagacaaattacttcatgtgatttactatgcta aattttctccagacattagagacaaaaagggtgctgaaaatgtagtagcagaccacttatccaggttagttgttagttcccctagtgatgcccttcctataagggatagctttcctgacgaacaattgttctctgtttcccaatcaccttggtatgaaaatatagtgaattatcttgttactggccgtacccctcaacattggggtaaacaagatcgttctaggtttttagccgaggttaagcatttcttttgggacgatccttatttgtttaagtattgtcccggCCAGATttttaggagatgtgtacctgagagtgaccagtccagtattctctccttttgtcatgaacatgctt tcgctgtagactatgtgtctaagtgggttgaggcggttccgtgtaaaaaaaatgaccatagggtcgtaattaagtttttgaaagagaatatacttacacgttttggtacaccgcgagctataattagtgatgggggttcacacttttgtaatagaccgtttgctcttttaatgaaacaatatggtattacccacaaagtagctaccccgtatcacccacagactagt